From one Xyrauchen texanus isolate HMW12.3.18 chromosome 17, RBS_HiC_50CHRs, whole genome shotgun sequence genomic stretch:
- the mchr2a gene encoding melanin-concentrating hormone receptor 2 has protein sequence MVESEPVVWNFTLKLDNGSRANETVPGYPVDEYYNIVHVTETKILPAFIGFLCSTGLVGNILVLVTILRSAKKTVPDVYVGNLAVADLVHVTVMPFLIHQWARGGHWVFGSTLCTIITSLDNCNQVACAAVMTAMSLDRYLALVHPFRLLSLRTRSRTIRINLFMWAASFFMVLPAWIHSKVIRFRDGLESCSLNLVSPKEVLWYTLYQTVTSFFLPLPLILTCYMLILCYTWRMYRKNKKAHRYNTSLPRERVVRLTKMVLVLVAVFLVSVGPYHVLQLVNLRVHRPSLAYHTCYYLSVCLSYAASSINPFIYVLLSGHFRHRLVCRDTPSMPSVEREIQPRSSF, from the exons ATGGTGGAGTCTGAACCTGTTGTTTGGAACTTTACTCTCAAATTAGATAATGGCTCGCGCGCTAATGAGACAGTACCGGGATACCCAGTTGATGAGTATTATAACATTGTTCACGTCACTGAAACCAAAATCCTTCCAGCATTTATTGGATTTCTCTGCTCCACCGGGCTTGTTGGTAATATTCTTGTTTTGGTGACTATTTTAAG GTCAGCCAAAAAGACAGTGCCAGATGTGTATGTGGGTAACTTGGCTGTGGCCGACCTGGTCCATGTGACCGTCATGCCATTTTTGATTCACCAGTGGGCACGTGGAGGGCACTGGGTCTTTGGCAGTACTCTCTGCACAATCATCACGTCTCTCGATAACTGCAACCAGGTGGCATGCGCTGCAGTCATGACCGCTATGAGTCTGGACAG ATACCTGGCCCTTGTTCATCCATTTCGACTGTTGAGCCTCAGGACCAGATCCAGAACGATTCGTATTAACCTCTTTATGTGGGCGGCCTCATTCTTCATGGTTCTACCAGCCTGGATCCACTCCAAAGTGATCCGCTTTAGGGATGGGCTGGAGagctgctcccttaacctggtCTCTCCTAAAGAGGTGCTCTG GTACACACTCTACCAGACTGTGACCTCCTTCTTCCTGCCATTACCTTTGATCCTCACCTGCTATATGTTGATTCTCTGCTACACCTGGAGAATGTACCGCAAGAACAAAAAGGCTCACAG GTATAATACTAGCCTACCACGGGAGCGTGTGGTCCGCCTCACTAAAATGGTCCTGGTTCTGGTAGCAGTTTTCCTGGTTAGTGTTGGACCCTACCATGTGCTGCAGCTTGTTAACCTCAGAGTACATCGGCCCTCGTTAGCATACCACACCTGCTACTACCTGTCTGTGTGCCTGAGCTATGCTGCCAGCAGCATAAATCCCTTCATCTACGTTCTGCTCAGTGGACACTTCCGACATAGGCTGGTCTGTCGGGACACACCCAGCATGCCGAGTGTGGAACGGGAGATCCAGCCCCGCTCCAGTTTTTAA